One part of the Dioscorea cayenensis subsp. rotundata cultivar TDr96_F1 chromosome 2, TDr96_F1_v2_PseudoChromosome.rev07_lg8_w22 25.fasta, whole genome shotgun sequence genome encodes these proteins:
- the LOC120274556 gene encoding 16 kDa phloem protein 1, with translation MKYGVLEVLLVSGEGLKKTHLLGSSSQYVVMQCGTKTCTSKTSTGKNEKVWWNEKITFKLPSSQWKALTQLRITVMEKDKFTHDLPIGEAIVHLRAILREGEKKGHMELKPAPYNVVLKDGSYEGELKLGFKFISNVDAEFLDDEKNFRRG, from the exons ATGAAGTATGGAGTTTTGGAAGTTCTACTAGTTAGTGGGGAGGGCTTAAAGAAGACCCATTTGCTAG GATCATCAAGCCAGTATGTGGTTATGCAATGTGGGACTAAGACTTGCACAAGCAAAACTTCAACCG GAAAAAATGAGAAAGTTTGGTGGAATGAGAAAATCACATTCAAGCTCCCATCATCACAATGGAAAGCTTTAACTCAACTCAGAATAACAGTAATGGAGAAGGACAAATTCACACATGACCTTCCAATTGGTGAAGCAAT aGTTCATTTGAGGGCCATCTTgagagaaggagaaaagaaaggtCACATGGAACTCAAGCCAGCTCCATACAATGTTGTTCTTAAAGATGGTTCATATGAGGGAGAACTCAAACTTGGCTTCAAGTTCATCTCAAAT GTAGATGCAGAATTTTTAGATGATGAGAAGAATTTTCGACGAGGTTAA